The Mycolicibacterium flavescens genome has a segment encoding these proteins:
- the oatA_5 gene encoding putative acyltransferase translates to MMTLAPPRSAPVSYPGRPLRAAKASTGTRSSAAYRHDLDGLRGIAIALVAVFHVWFGRVSGGVDVFLALSGFFFGGRLLRSAMTPGVSLRPRPEVTRLIRRLLPALVVVLAASAVLTVLIQPQTRWETFADQSLASLGYFQNWELANSASNYLRAGEAVSPLQHIWSMSVQGQFYIAFLAIIFLSALLFRRVFGRYTRVAFVVLLSALTIASFVYAVHAHNADQATAYYNSFARAWELLLGALVGALVTHLRMPMWLRTTAAVVALAAILSCGALIDGVKEFPGPWALVPVGATILFILSAANRVADPHTAGRMPLPNRLLATAPFVSLGAMAYSLYLWHWPLLIFWLSYTGHSRATFLEGAVVLLLSGVLAWLTTRYVENPLRYRSSSAQRTAAPKKARRRRPPVVLGSVVALLGVALTVTSFTWREHVLVQRTNGAELVSLSTQDYPGAAALLSNARVPKLPMRPSVLEAKNDLPETTEDGCISDFETVDVINCTYGDKNAKRTIALAGGSHAEHWITALDLLGKRHHFKVVTYLKMGCPLTTEQVPLVMGDNRPYPKCHEWNKRVMAQIVADRPDYVFTTSTRPWNIRAGDVMPSTYIGIWQELSANRIPILAMRDTPWLVRNGEPFFAADCLAGGGDAISCGTRRSDVLSERNPTLDFVKRFPLMKPLDMSDAVCRKDICRAVEGNVLLYHDAHHISKTYMRTMAPELGRQIAAATGWWVG, encoded by the coding sequence ATGATGACCCTCGCCCCTCCCCGGTCGGCGCCCGTCAGCTATCCGGGACGTCCGTTGCGCGCCGCGAAAGCCTCCACCGGCACCCGCTCCTCAGCGGCTTACCGGCATGACCTCGACGGTTTGCGCGGTATCGCGATCGCACTCGTCGCGGTGTTCCACGTGTGGTTCGGCCGGGTGTCCGGCGGTGTGGACGTGTTTCTGGCGCTGTCCGGCTTCTTCTTCGGCGGCCGGTTGCTGCGCTCGGCGATGACGCCGGGCGTGTCGCTGCGGCCGCGTCCGGAGGTGACGCGGCTGATCCGGCGGCTGCTGCCCGCCCTGGTCGTCGTGCTCGCGGCGTCCGCGGTGCTGACCGTCCTGATCCAGCCGCAGACGCGATGGGAGACCTTCGCCGACCAGAGCCTGGCCAGCCTCGGCTACTTCCAGAACTGGGAACTGGCCAACTCCGCGTCGAACTACCTGCGCGCGGGTGAGGCGGTCAGCCCGCTGCAGCACATCTGGTCGATGTCCGTGCAGGGCCAGTTCTACATCGCGTTCCTGGCGATAATCTTCCTGTCCGCCTTGCTGTTTCGCCGGGTCTTCGGCCGATACACCCGTGTGGCGTTCGTCGTGCTGCTCAGCGCGCTGACCATCGCGTCGTTCGTCTACGCCGTCCACGCCCACAACGCCGACCAAGCCACTGCGTACTACAACAGCTTCGCCAGGGCGTGGGAGCTGCTGCTCGGTGCCCTGGTCGGTGCGCTCGTGACACATCTGCGGATGCCGATGTGGCTGCGGACGACGGCCGCTGTGGTGGCGCTGGCGGCGATCCTGTCGTGCGGCGCACTGATCGACGGCGTCAAGGAGTTCCCCGGGCCGTGGGCGCTGGTCCCCGTCGGCGCCACCATCCTGTTCATCCTGTCCGCGGCGAACCGGGTGGCCGACCCGCACACCGCAGGACGGATGCCGCTGCCCAACCGGCTGCTGGCCACGGCGCCCTTCGTATCGCTGGGGGCGATGGCCTACTCGCTGTATCTCTGGCACTGGCCGCTGCTGATCTTCTGGCTGTCCTACACCGGCCACAGCCGCGCCACCTTCCTCGAAGGGGCGGTGGTTCTGCTGTTGTCCGGGGTGCTGGCGTGGTTGACCACCAGGTACGTCGAGAACCCGCTGCGCTACCGCAGTTCCTCGGCCCAACGCACGGCCGCGCCGAAGAAGGCCCGCAGGCGCAGGCCGCCGGTGGTGCTGGGGTCCGTGGTCGCCCTGCTGGGTGTGGCGTTGACCGTCACCTCGTTCACCTGGCGTGAGCATGTGCTCGTCCAACGCACCAACGGGGCAGAGCTCGTGTCGCTTTCGACACAGGACTACCCCGGCGCCGCTGCTCTGCTGAGCAATGCCAGGGTGCCCAAGCTGCCGATGCGCCCGAGCGTGCTGGAGGCCAAGAACGATCTGCCGGAGACCACTGAGGACGGGTGCATCAGCGACTTCGAGACCGTCGACGTGATCAACTGCACCTACGGTGACAAGAACGCCAAGCGCACCATTGCGCTGGCCGGCGGATCGCACGCCGAACACTGGATCACCGCGCTCGACCTGCTCGGCAAACGGCACCACTTCAAGGTGGTCACCTACCTGAAGATGGGCTGCCCGTTGACCACCGAGCAGGTGCCGCTGGTGATGGGCGACAACCGCCCGTACCCGAAGTGCCACGAGTGGAACAAGCGGGTGATGGCCCAGATCGTGGCCGACCGGCCCGACTACGTCTTCACCACCTCCACGCGGCCATGGAACATCAGGGCCGGCGATGTGATGCCCTCGACGTATATCGGCATCTGGCAGGAATTGTCCGCCAACAGGATCCCGATCCTGGCCATGCGGGACACGCCGTGGTTGGTCCGCAACGGTGAACCGTTCTTCGCCGCTGACTGCCTCGCGGGCGGCGGCGACGCTATCTCCTGTGGAACACGGCGATCCGACGTACTCTCGGAGCGCAACCCGACACTCGATTTCGTCAAGCGGTTCCCGTTGATGAAGCCGCTCGACATGAGTGATGCGGTGTGCCGCAAGGACATTTGCCGAGCCGTGGAGGGGAACGTGTTGCTCTACCACGACGCTCATCACATCTCGAAGACGTATATGCGCACGATGGCGCCCGAACTCGGAAGACAGATCGCCGCCGCCACCGGTTGGTGGGTTGGCTGA
- the bioD gene encoding dethiobiotin synthase — protein sequence MSTLLVTGTDTGVGKTIATAALACHARLAGIDVAVCKPVQTGSPHDDDLADVGRLSGVTRLHGGWRYPEPLAPAAAARRAGMTLPTRPELVESVRSAAASLTLVEGAGGLLVEIGAGTTLRDLAGDLGAPVLVVVGAGLGTLNHTALTLEALAHEGIPCAGLVIGAWPSSPGVAEQGNRAALAELAPVRGILPAGAGALTACDFERMSGDAFDSAWIERLV from the coding sequence GTGAGCACGCTCCTCGTCACGGGCACCGACACCGGCGTCGGAAAGACGATTGCCACCGCAGCTCTGGCCTGCCACGCCCGGCTCGCGGGCATCGACGTCGCGGTGTGCAAACCCGTGCAGACCGGCAGCCCCCACGACGACGACCTCGCCGACGTCGGGCGGCTCTCGGGTGTGACCCGGCTGCATGGCGGATGGCGATACCCGGAGCCGCTCGCGCCCGCCGCTGCCGCGCGCCGAGCGGGCATGACACTGCCGACCCGCCCCGAACTGGTCGAGTCGGTGCGGTCCGCGGCCGCGTCGCTGACGCTGGTGGAGGGGGCCGGCGGGCTGCTCGTCGAGATCGGAGCGGGGACGACGCTGCGCGACCTCGCGGGCGACCTGGGTGCACCGGTGTTGGTGGTCGTCGGGGCCGGGCTCGGCACGCTCAACCACACCGCGCTGACACTGGAAGCGCTTGCACACGAAGGTATTCCGTGTGCCGGCCTGGTGATCGGCGCGTGGCCGTCGTCGCCGGGTGTCGCCGAGCAGGGCAACCGCGCGGCGCTGGCAGAGCTGGCTCCCGTGCGGGGGATTCTGCCTGCGGGTGCCGGCGCGCTGACCGCATGCGATTTCGAGCGCATGAGCGGCGACGCCTTCGATTCCGCGTGGATCGAAAGGCTGGTCTAG
- the bioF gene encoding 7-keto-8-aminopelargonate synthetase-like enzyme, translating to MTRAGLSPLAWLDGVERQRRAAGLRRSLRARPPVSTELDLASNDYLGLSQHPAVIDGGVVALLTWGAGSTGSRLVTGNTELHEGFERALAGFVGAEAALVFSSGYTANLGAVVALSGSGSLLVSDALTHASLVDACRLSRARVVVTPHRDVAAVEAALAARGEERAVVLTDSVFSADGDLAPLRALHDACRRHGALLIVDEAHGLGVRGTGGRGLLHEVGLAGAPDIVMTTTLSKALGSQGGVVLGPTVVRDHLIDAARPFIFDTGLAPAAVGAAWAALDILVAEPWRARAVIERAAELASICSVSELPESAVVSVVLGDADVAFGAAVACLDRGVRVGCFRPPTVPAGTSRLRLTARASLTDDEMRMAAEVLTDVLATVRR from the coding sequence GTGACGCGCGCAGGTCTCTCACCGCTGGCGTGGCTCGACGGTGTCGAAAGGCAGCGGCGCGCCGCGGGGCTGAGGCGATCCCTGCGTGCGCGGCCACCGGTCAGCACCGAGCTCGACCTGGCCTCCAACGACTATCTGGGCCTGTCGCAGCATCCCGCGGTGATCGACGGCGGGGTGGTCGCGTTGCTTACCTGGGGTGCGGGTTCCACCGGATCGCGCCTTGTCACCGGAAACACCGAACTGCACGAGGGTTTCGAGCGGGCACTGGCCGGATTCGTCGGCGCGGAGGCTGCGCTGGTGTTCTCGTCCGGCTATACCGCCAACCTCGGCGCGGTCGTCGCATTGTCGGGTTCGGGGTCGCTGCTGGTGTCCGACGCGTTGACACACGCCTCGTTGGTCGACGCGTGCCGGTTGTCGCGGGCGCGGGTCGTCGTCACGCCACACCGCGACGTCGCCGCGGTGGAGGCGGCGTTGGCGGCGCGCGGCGAGGAGCGCGCGGTGGTACTGACGGACTCCGTCTTCTCCGCGGACGGTGACCTCGCACCGTTGCGCGCCCTGCACGATGCATGCCGCCGCCACGGCGCACTGCTGATCGTCGACGAGGCCCATGGTCTCGGCGTCCGCGGCACGGGCGGACGCGGCCTGTTGCACGAAGTCGGCCTGGCCGGTGCGCCCGACATCGTGATGACCACGACGCTGTCCAAGGCGCTGGGCAGCCAAGGCGGTGTGGTGCTGGGCCCGACGGTCGTGCGTGACCACCTGATCGACGCGGCGCGGCCGTTCATCTTCGACACCGGGCTGGCGCCCGCCGCCGTCGGTGCGGCCTGGGCTGCGCTCGACATCCTGGTCGCCGAGCCGTGGCGCGCACGGGCCGTGATCGAACGCGCCGCGGAGCTGGCGTCGATCTGCTCGGTGTCGGAGCTTCCCGAATCGGCCGTCGTATCAGTGGTTCTCGGCGACGCGGACGTCGCCTTCGGCGCAGCGGTGGCATGCCTGGACCGCGGTGTGCGCGTGGGGTGCTTCCGGCCGCCGACGGTGCCGGCAGGCACATCGCGGCTGCGACTGACCGCGCGGGCGTCGCTGACCGACGACGAGATGCGGATGGCGGCCGAGGTGCTCACTGACGTGCTGGCGACCGTGCGCCGGTGA
- the treY gene encoding malto-oligosyltrehalose synthase codes for MARHIPVQSTYRLQMRGDAFTFADAENLLDYYAALGVSHLYLSPILTAAEGSTHGYDVTDPTTVSAELGGPEGFARLSRAARDKGIGLIVDIVPNHVGVEKPRDNAWWWDVLKHGRESAYASYFDIDWDLDGGRVVVPVLGSDDDADDLEVDASGAEPVLRLGDLVYPIAPGTEDGTGPQVHDRQHYHLVAWKNGSSEATGELSGICGYRRFFSITSLAGLRQEDRAVFDATHAEVKRWFDEELVDGIRIDHPDGLSDPAGYLTWLRELTGPDAWIVIEKILAADEPLEPTLPVAGTTGYDAMREIGGVFIDPSGEEPLTALFDSTGLAYSSMPDLARTLKANAVTVTLGSELARLRRTIVGAIGTDHDDLPAAIAALLSRIDVYRSDYGSLSGVLPSALAETATAKTELAEPLALITTALAVNNEAEVRLQQLCGAATAKSMEDCLFYRDARLVSLNEVGSEPHHFGVSVAEFHQRAAVRARLWPDAMVAMTTHDTKRGEDVRARIGLLSQVPSLWAEYVTAWEQRTPSPDRATGFFLLQNMFGVWPADGTVTDELRERLHAYAEKAIREAAVHTTWNDPDEDFETRLHTWIDAVIDGPVATELTGLVARLDLHARSDALGQKLLALTAPGVPDVYQGTELWEDSLVDPDNRRPVDYAARRKALEAMRHPKLRVVTSALAVRRERPATFSTGGYTPVLADGPAAQHLVAFRRGGDVLTAVTRHSVRLSETGWGETALTLPSGTWADRIGGRRHTGRVLAAELFTELPVVLLERVDD; via the coding sequence ATGGCGCGACACATCCCCGTCCAATCCACGTACCGCCTCCAGATGCGCGGTGACGCCTTCACTTTCGCCGATGCCGAGAACCTGCTCGACTATTACGCGGCGCTCGGCGTTTCCCACCTGTACCTGTCGCCGATCCTCACCGCGGCGGAAGGCTCCACCCACGGTTACGACGTCACCGATCCCACGACGGTGTCCGCCGAACTCGGTGGGCCCGAAGGATTTGCGCGCCTGTCGCGCGCGGCCCGCGACAAGGGCATCGGCTTGATCGTCGATATCGTGCCCAATCACGTCGGTGTGGAGAAGCCGCGGGATAACGCGTGGTGGTGGGACGTGCTCAAGCACGGGCGCGAGTCGGCCTACGCGTCCTATTTCGACATCGACTGGGACCTCGACGGCGGGCGCGTCGTAGTGCCGGTGCTCGGATCCGACGACGACGCCGACGATCTCGAGGTCGACGCCAGCGGCGCTGAGCCCGTGCTACGCCTCGGCGACCTCGTCTACCCGATCGCACCCGGCACCGAGGACGGGACCGGTCCGCAGGTGCACGATCGGCAGCACTATCACCTGGTCGCCTGGAAGAACGGGTCGAGCGAAGCGACGGGGGAATTGTCCGGTATCTGCGGCTACCGCCGGTTCTTCTCGATCACCTCGCTGGCCGGCTTGCGCCAAGAGGACCGCGCCGTCTTCGATGCCACCCACGCCGAGGTGAAACGGTGGTTCGACGAGGAATTGGTCGACGGCATCCGCATCGACCACCCGGACGGGCTGTCGGACCCGGCCGGCTATCTGACCTGGCTGCGCGAACTCACCGGACCCGACGCCTGGATCGTGATCGAGAAGATCTTGGCCGCCGACGAGCCGCTGGAACCGACGCTGCCGGTCGCCGGAACCACCGGTTATGACGCGATGCGGGAAATCGGCGGCGTGTTCATCGACCCGTCGGGCGAGGAACCCCTGACCGCCCTGTTCGACTCCACCGGGTTGGCCTACAGCTCGATGCCGGATCTCGCGCGCACGCTCAAGGCGAATGCCGTCACGGTCACCCTGGGCAGCGAGCTCGCCCGGTTGCGCCGCACCATCGTCGGCGCCATCGGAACCGACCATGACGACCTGCCTGCGGCGATCGCGGCTCTGCTCAGCCGCATCGACGTCTACCGCTCCGACTACGGCTCGCTGTCTGGTGTCCTGCCCAGCGCGCTGGCCGAGACAGCCACTGCGAAAACTGAATTGGCCGAACCCCTAGCCTTGATCACGACCGCGCTGGCGGTCAATAACGAGGCCGAGGTCCGGTTGCAGCAACTGTGCGGTGCGGCGACGGCCAAGTCGATGGAGGACTGCCTGTTCTACCGCGACGCGCGGCTGGTCTCACTCAACGAGGTCGGTTCCGAACCGCACCATTTCGGAGTGAGCGTCGCCGAGTTCCACCAGCGGGCCGCGGTGCGTGCCCGGTTGTGGCCTGACGCGATGGTTGCGATGACGACCCACGACACCAAGCGCGGTGAGGACGTGCGGGCGCGAATCGGACTGCTGTCGCAGGTTCCGTCGCTGTGGGCCGAGTACGTCACCGCATGGGAGCAACGCACGCCATCTCCCGACCGTGCCACCGGGTTCTTCCTGCTGCAGAACATGTTCGGGGTCTGGCCTGCCGACGGCACGGTGACCGACGAGCTGCGGGAGCGACTGCACGCGTACGCGGAGAAGGCCATCCGGGAAGCCGCTGTGCACACCACCTGGAACGATCCGGACGAGGATTTCGAAACCCGGCTGCACACCTGGATCGACGCCGTGATCGACGGCCCGGTGGCCACCGAATTGACCGGTTTGGTCGCGCGGCTCGACCTGCATGCCCGCAGCGACGCGCTGGGCCAGAAACTGTTGGCGCTCACCGCACCCGGGGTCCCCGACGTCTACCAGGGCACCGAACTGTGGGAGGACAGCCTGGTCGATCCGGACAATCGCCGACCCGTCGACTACGCGGCTCGCCGCAAGGCATTGGAGGCGATGCGCCATCCGAAGCTGCGGGTGGTCACTTCCGCGCTGGCGGTCCGGCGGGAGCGGCCCGCGACGTTTTCGACGGGCGGTTACACCCCCGTGCTGGCCGACGGGCCGGCGGCGCAACACCTCGTGGCGTTCCGCCGCGGTGGCGACGTGCTGACCGCCGTCACCCGGCATTCCGTGCGGCTCTCCGAAACCGGCTGGGGAGAAACAGCTCTCACCCTGCCCTCGGGCACCTGGGCGGACCGCATCGGCGGACGCCGGCACACCGGGCGGGTACTGGCCGCCGAACTCTTCACCGAACTGCCGGTCGTACTGTTGGAGCGGGTCGATGACTGA
- the glgX_1 gene encoding glycogen debranching enzyme GlgX, which translates to MPSGEPAAVPTVWPGVAYPLGATYDGAGTNFSVFSEVADRVELCLIGKDGSEERINLEEVDGYVWHCYLPTVTPGQRYGFRVHGPWDPAAGHRCDPSKLLLDPYGKSFHGDFEFSQALFSYDLNAEDLASGGTPPRIDSLGHTMTSVVINPYFDWVSDRAPRTPYHETVIYEAHVKGMTQRHPGIPEGLRGTYAGLHHPVIIDHLKSLNVTAIELMPVHQFLHDHRLIDLGLRNYWGYNTFGFFAPHHEYAANKHAGGAVAEFKTMVRAFHEAGIEVILDVVYNHTAEGNHLGPTLNFRGIDNAAYYRLLDGDLRLYKDFTGTGNSLNARHPHTLQLIMDSLRYWVMEMHVDGFRFDLAATLAREFYDVDRLSAFFDLVQQDPVVSQVKLIAEPWDVGEGGYQVGNFPGLWTEWNGKYRDTVRDYWRGEPATLGEFASRLTGSSDLYEATGRRPSASINFVTCHDGFTLNDLVSYNEKHNEANGEDNRDGESHNRSWNCGVEGPTDDPDILALRGKQMRNIMGTLMVSQGTPMISHGDEIGRTQRGNNNVYCQDSELSWMDWSLCEKNADLLEFTRKVTQLRKDHPVFRRRRFFEGKPIRSGDQVRDIAWLTPAGEEMTIEDWGTGLGKCVAVFLNGDAISAPNERGERVVDDSFLLCFNAHDRPQHFVTPSGYYAKEWTAALDTTDATGSTELVAKAGEKILLPARSLLVMRKTA; encoded by the coding sequence ATGCCCTCCGGCGAACCGGCGGCGGTGCCCACCGTCTGGCCGGGAGTGGCGTATCCCCTGGGCGCAACCTACGACGGCGCGGGCACCAACTTCTCGGTGTTCTCCGAGGTGGCCGATCGGGTCGAGCTCTGCCTGATCGGCAAGGACGGCAGCGAAGAGCGCATCAACCTCGAAGAGGTCGACGGCTACGTCTGGCACTGCTACCTGCCGACGGTCACCCCGGGACAGCGCTACGGCTTTCGCGTGCACGGCCCGTGGGACCCCGCGGCCGGCCACCGGTGCGACCCGAGCAAGCTGCTGCTCGACCCGTACGGCAAGTCGTTCCACGGTGACTTCGAGTTCTCCCAGGCGCTGTTCTCCTACGACTTGAACGCCGAGGATCTCGCCTCCGGCGGTACCCCGCCCCGCATCGACTCCCTCGGGCACACCATGACCAGCGTCGTGATCAACCCGTACTTCGACTGGGTTTCGGACCGCGCACCGCGCACGCCGTACCACGAGACGGTGATCTACGAGGCCCACGTCAAGGGCATGACGCAGCGACATCCCGGCATCCCCGAGGGACTCCGCGGCACCTACGCCGGCCTGCACCACCCGGTGATCATCGACCACCTGAAGTCGCTGAACGTTACCGCCATCGAGTTGATGCCGGTGCACCAGTTCCTCCACGACCACCGGCTCATCGACCTCGGGCTGCGAAACTACTGGGGCTACAACACTTTCGGGTTCTTCGCACCACACCACGAGTACGCGGCCAACAAACACGCCGGCGGTGCGGTCGCCGAGTTCAAGACCATGGTGCGCGCATTCCACGAGGCCGGGATCGAGGTCATCCTCGACGTGGTCTACAACCACACCGCCGAGGGCAACCACCTCGGTCCGACACTGAACTTCCGGGGCATCGACAACGCCGCCTACTACCGGCTACTCGACGGCGATCTGCGCCTGTACAAGGACTTCACCGGCACCGGCAACAGCCTCAACGCCCGCCATCCCCACACTCTGCAGCTGATCATGGACTCGCTGCGCTACTGGGTGATGGAGATGCACGTCGACGGGTTCCGTTTCGACCTTGCCGCCACCCTGGCCCGCGAGTTCTACGATGTCGACCGCTTGAGCGCGTTTTTCGACCTGGTGCAACAAGATCCGGTGGTCAGCCAGGTCAAGCTGATCGCCGAACCGTGGGACGTCGGCGAAGGTGGCTATCAGGTCGGCAACTTCCCAGGTTTGTGGACCGAGTGGAACGGGAAGTATCGCGACACTGTGCGTGATTACTGGCGGGGCGAGCCCGCAACCCTCGGCGAGTTCGCATCGCGGCTGACCGGTTCGTCCGACCTCTACGAGGCGACCGGCCGGCGCCCTAGTGCGAGCATCAACTTCGTCACCTGCCACGACGGCTTCACGTTGAACGACCTGGTGTCCTACAACGAGAAACACAACGAGGCCAACGGCGAGGACAACCGCGACGGCGAGAGCCACAACCGGTCGTGGAACTGCGGTGTCGAGGGTCCGACCGACGATCCGGACATTCTGGCGCTACGCGGTAAGCAGATGCGCAACATCATGGGCACGTTGATGGTTTCGCAGGGCACGCCGATGATCTCGCACGGCGACGAGATCGGCCGCACCCAGCGGGGCAACAACAACGTCTACTGCCAGGACTCCGAGCTCTCCTGGATGGACTGGTCGTTGTGCGAGAAGAATGCCGACCTGCTCGAGTTCACCCGCAAAGTCACCCAGCTGCGCAAGGACCACCCGGTGTTCCGCAGGCGCAGGTTCTTCGAGGGCAAGCCGATCCGCAGCGGCGATCAGGTGCGTGACATCGCGTGGTTGACCCCCGCCGGTGAGGAGATGACCATCGAGGACTGGGGCACCGGGTTGGGCAAATGTGTTGCGGTGTTCCTCAACGGTGACGCCATCTCGGCGCCGAACGAACGCGGAGAGCGAGTCGTCGACGACTCGTTTCTGTTGTGTTTCAACGCCCATGACCGCCCACAGCACTTCGTCACTCCCTCGGGTTACTACGCGAAGGAGTGGACCGCGGCGCTTGACACCACAGACGCCACCGGGTCCACCGAGCTGGTGGCCAAGGCCGGGGAGAAGATCTTGCTGCCTGCGCGCTCCCTGCTGGTGATGCGTAAGACGGCCTGA
- the bioA gene encoding adenosylmethionine-8-amino-7-oxononanoate transaminase, which produces MTPAEIGAIDAAHVWHPYSTIGAEALAPVVAVGARGAWLSLHHDGREVRVLDAMASWWTAIHGHGHPVLDAAITEQLATMNHVMFGGLTHEPAARLAQLLVEITPDGLDTVFFSDSGSVSVEVAVKMALQYWRSRGRGAKHRLMTWRGGYHGDTFTPMSVCDPDGGMHELWTDVLVAQEFAPPVPRDYDAGYVESFETQLAEHADELAAVIVEPVVQGAGGMRFHDPRYLAELRDICSRHEVLLIFDEIATGFGRTGELFAADHAGVSPDIMCVGKALTGGYITLAATLCTREVAHTISSNEPGALMHGPTFMANALACAVAVAAVELLLDQDWRTRVREIEAGLRSGLASAPSLPGVVDVRVLGAIGVIEMDRPVDLKVATPAALEHGLWLRPFRNLIYAMPPYICTSEEIAQITAGMVAVARALGDEPSH; this is translated from the coding sequence ATGACGCCCGCCGAGATCGGTGCGATCGACGCCGCCCACGTCTGGCATCCCTACAGCACGATCGGCGCGGAAGCCTTGGCTCCCGTCGTCGCGGTCGGTGCCCGCGGCGCTTGGCTCAGCCTCCATCACGACGGGCGGGAGGTGCGGGTTCTCGACGCGATGGCGTCGTGGTGGACCGCGATCCACGGCCATGGTCATCCGGTGCTCGACGCGGCGATCACCGAGCAGCTCGCCACCATGAATCACGTCATGTTCGGCGGGCTCACGCACGAACCGGCCGCACGGCTCGCGCAGTTACTGGTCGAAATCACTCCCGACGGCCTGGACACCGTGTTCTTCAGCGACTCAGGGTCGGTGTCGGTCGAGGTGGCCGTGAAGATGGCGCTGCAGTACTGGCGCAGCCGGGGCCGAGGCGCCAAGCATCGCCTGATGACGTGGCGCGGCGGGTACCACGGCGACACCTTCACCCCGATGAGCGTGTGCGACCCGGACGGCGGGATGCACGAGCTGTGGACGGACGTGTTGGTCGCCCAGGAGTTCGCACCGCCGGTACCGCGCGACTACGACGCCGGTTACGTCGAGTCGTTCGAGACGCAATTGGCCGAACACGCCGATGAACTGGCCGCTGTGATCGTCGAACCCGTCGTGCAAGGAGCGGGCGGGATGCGGTTCCACGACCCCCGCTACCTCGCGGAGCTGCGCGACATCTGCTCCCGGCACGAGGTGCTGCTGATCTTCGACGAGATCGCGACCGGCTTCGGCCGCACCGGTGAACTGTTCGCGGCCGACCACGCGGGCGTGAGCCCCGACATCATGTGCGTCGGCAAGGCCCTCACCGGCGGCTACATCACGCTGGCGGCCACGCTCTGCACACGGGAGGTCGCCCACACGATCAGCTCGAACGAGCCGGGCGCCCTGATGCACGGCCCCACGTTCATGGCCAACGCGCTGGCATGCGCGGTCGCGGTCGCCGCGGTCGAATTGCTACTCGACCAGGACTGGCGCACGCGGGTCCGCGAGATCGAGGCGGGACTGCGCTCGGGGCTGGCCTCCGCGCCGTCGCTGCCCGGGGTGGTCGATGTGCGGGTGCTCGGCGCGATCGGCGTCATCGAGATGGACCGTCCCGTCGACCTGAAGGTGGCGACGCCAGCGGCGCTGGAGCACGGCCTGTGGCTGCGCCCGTTCCGCAACCTCATCTATGCGATGCCGCCGTACATCTGCACGTCCGAGGAGATCGCGCAGATCACCGCGGGGATGGTCGCGGTCGCCCGGGCCCTGGGTGATGAACCAAGCCATTAA